The following proteins come from a genomic window of Natronosalvus vescus:
- a CDS encoding amidohydrolase, with protein sequence MTTLAITGGDLLRPDHTVERADVLVEQTSGEILEIGHDLGSGADETLDASGCLVTPGFVNGHTHVAMTLLRGYADDKPLDAWLQEDIWPVEAALTAEDIRVGAELGVLEFIKGGVTTFADMYFEMPEIASVVEQAGVRARLGHGIVTVGKDEADARADAEEGLEMAIELDGAAEGRISSAFMPHSLTTVSEDVLSEFVPKARDAGVPLHYHANESTDEVDPIVEERGVRPLEYAADLGMLEEGDFLAHGVHLDDREIDLLAASGASVVHCPASNMKLASGMAPVQQLLDAGVTVGLGTDGAASNNDLSMLDEARDAAMLGKLAADDASAVPAPAVADMLTAGSADAIGLETGRIEVGGAADFAVIDLESPHLTPAHDAVSHLAYAASASDVRHTVCDGQVLMREREVQTLDEGAVLERARTHATDVLDRV encoded by the coding sequence ATGACAACGCTGGCGATCACCGGCGGCGACCTCCTCCGGCCGGACCACACCGTCGAACGCGCGGACGTACTGGTCGAGCAGACGAGCGGCGAGATCCTCGAGATCGGCCATGACCTCGGGAGCGGGGCCGACGAAACCCTCGACGCCTCGGGCTGTCTGGTCACGCCCGGCTTCGTCAACGGCCACACCCACGTCGCGATGACGCTCCTGCGGGGGTACGCCGACGACAAACCCCTCGACGCCTGGCTGCAAGAGGACATCTGGCCCGTCGAAGCCGCGCTCACGGCCGAGGACATCCGTGTCGGGGCCGAGTTGGGCGTCCTCGAGTTCATCAAAGGCGGCGTCACCACGTTCGCGGACATGTACTTCGAGATGCCAGAAATCGCCTCCGTCGTCGAGCAGGCTGGCGTTCGCGCCCGACTCGGCCACGGCATCGTCACCGTCGGCAAGGACGAGGCGGACGCACGCGCCGACGCCGAGGAGGGTCTGGAAATGGCGATCGAACTCGACGGGGCCGCGGAGGGGCGCATCTCGAGTGCGTTCATGCCCCACTCGCTGACAACGGTCTCCGAGGACGTCCTGTCGGAGTTCGTCCCGAAAGCACGCGACGCCGGCGTCCCGTTGCACTATCACGCCAACGAATCGACCGACGAGGTCGACCCCATCGTCGAGGAACGCGGCGTCCGCCCGCTCGAGTACGCCGCCGACCTCGGGATGCTCGAGGAGGGCGACTTTCTGGCCCACGGCGTCCACCTGGACGACCGGGAGATCGACCTCCTCGCGGCGTCGGGGGCGAGCGTTGTCCACTGCCCGGCCTCGAACATGAAACTCGCAAGCGGGATGGCCCCCGTCCAGCAACTGCTCGACGCGGGCGTCACGGTCGGTCTCGGCACCGACGGCGCGGCCTCCAACAACGACCTCTCGATGCTCGACGAGGCCCGCGACGCGGCGATGCTCGGCAAACTCGCGGCCGACGACGCCAGCGCCGTCCCCGCACCGGCGGTCGCCGACATGCTCACCGCCGGCAGCGCCGACGCCATCGGTCTCGAGACCGGTCGAATCGAGGTCGGCGGGGCGGCCGATTTCGCCGTAATCGACCTCGAGAGCCCGCACCTGACGCCCGCTCACGACGCGGTGAGTCACCTGGCATACGCCGCCAGCGCGAGCGACGTCCGCCACACCGTCTGTGACGGACAGGTGCTGATGCGCGAGCGCGAGGTACAGACGCTCGACGAGGGTGCTGTCCTCGAGCGAGCACGCACGCACGCGACGGACGTGCTCGATCGCGTCTGA
- a CDS encoding threonine synthase translates to MAPEDSLATRHRSLADPSITYPLEPALTAGCPETSTDEIQYPVGVDYDYDAVDPGLFDPAGSTWGTPGLERWQPLLPPLAADTLGEGNTPLLPVDDLENWLGLESWHEPAGASNADGGSDTTVFLKDESQNPTWSHKDRLNRCTVSAAVREDAAGVVASSTGNHGAAAAAYAARAGLPCVVFTAPRTPAAVQAFIRSYGAVVLAVDDIDARQLAVDRLTEEHGFHPVSSRTAVHTGHAWGPEGYKTIAFELYCQFGGAVPGTVVIPTCYAELLYGVWKGFRELEHLDVVDRTPRMVACEPGVRAPLCRALESGAEVAHVEAEPTEAYSIKATTSSVRGLRAIRESDGIAVGFSEAHLEAAQHRLAQTGFWQESSGAAGFAGLRALTDVLDGNAAGNSAARAVAADGTELENQRLELELETPVAVVATSSGFKDGAALPGDRMGGAIDGVDETADGRQGGAGGWFLAPAVDPTWEAIREALEAHDGVPV, encoded by the coding sequence ATGGCCCCCGAGGACTCCCTGGCAACCCGTCACCGATCGCTCGCCGACCCGTCGATCACCTACCCGCTCGAGCCGGCACTTACGGCCGGCTGTCCGGAGACGAGCACCGACGAGATCCAGTACCCCGTGGGCGTCGATTACGACTACGACGCCGTCGATCCCGGACTGTTCGATCCCGCCGGTTCGACGTGGGGGACGCCGGGGCTCGAGCGCTGGCAACCCCTCCTTCCTCCGCTCGCAGCCGACACGCTCGGTGAGGGGAACACACCGTTGCTTCCGGTGGACGACCTCGAGAACTGGCTCGGTCTCGAGTCCTGGCACGAGCCAGCAGGAGCATCGAACGCCGATGGCGGCTCCGACACGACGGTGTTCCTCAAAGACGAGTCCCAGAACCCGACCTGGAGCCACAAGGATCGGCTCAACCGCTGTACGGTCAGCGCGGCCGTTCGCGAGGATGCTGCGGGTGTCGTCGCCTCGTCGACGGGCAACCACGGCGCTGCGGCCGCCGCCTACGCCGCTCGAGCCGGCCTCCCCTGCGTCGTCTTCACCGCGCCACGGACGCCCGCGGCGGTGCAGGCGTTCATCCGGAGCTACGGCGCGGTCGTCCTCGCCGTCGACGACATCGACGCTCGTCAGCTCGCGGTCGACCGGCTGACCGAGGAGCACGGCTTCCACCCCGTCAGCAGCCGCACCGCCGTCCACACCGGCCACGCCTGGGGGCCGGAGGGGTACAAGACGATCGCTTTCGAACTGTACTGCCAGTTCGGCGGGGCGGTTCCGGGCACGGTCGTCATCCCGACGTGCTACGCGGAACTGCTCTACGGCGTCTGGAAGGGGTTTCGCGAACTCGAGCATCTCGACGTCGTCGATCGAACCCCGCGGATGGTCGCCTGCGAACCAGGCGTCCGGGCACCACTCTGTCGCGCCCTCGAGTCAGGGGCCGAGGTCGCCCACGTCGAGGCCGAGCCGACCGAGGCGTACTCCATCAAGGCAACGACCAGCAGCGTCCGCGGGCTGCGGGCGATCCGCGAGAGCGACGGCATCGCCGTCGGCTTCTCGGAGGCCCACCTCGAGGCCGCCCAGCACCGACTCGCCCAGACAGGCTTCTGGCAGGAGTCCTCCGGCGCGGCAGGGTTCGCGGGACTTCGGGCGCTGACCGACGTCCTCGACGGGAACGCAGCCGGAAATTCCGCCGCTCGAGCGGTGGCCGCCGACGGAACCGAACTCGAGAACCAGCGACTCGAACTCGAGCTCGAGACCCCCGTCGCCGTGGTCGCGACCTCGAGCGGCTTCAAAGACGGCGCTGCGCTCCCGGGCGATCGGATGGGTGGAGCGATCGACGGAGTGGACGAGACCGCCGACGGCCGACAGGGAGGGGCCGGCGGCTGGTTCCTGGCACCAGCGGTCGACCCCACCTGGGAAGCGATTCGAGAAGCGCTCGAGGCACACGATGGGGTGCCGGTCTGA
- a CDS encoding stage II sporulation protein M, with amino-acid sequence MDTQTRSQSTVTSATGRLVLALTALSLLMAVYLGLSQESALPAVGATLLALGFAAFLVGDVAGKVLTLGALEVSWVEHRRYVGFAAGTFGFGILLGVLLYVAGVDLLEFFLEMLGEEFTESESPDPDTFEFDLTAEFFILNNTPPFLFSILGAVTLGLFTLVVMVFNGILIGNIGVGAGAEMGFDLMFVLLVPHGIFELTALFIAAGVGFRLVHRFAQRLRGTRKSFLTKAYIYRTLLFVFFGWLLLVLAAFVEAYVTIALAEFLYGDLLE; translated from the coding sequence ATGGACACGCAGACGCGTTCACAGTCAACCGTGACCTCGGCCACTGGCCGCCTCGTCCTCGCGTTGACGGCCCTGTCGCTCCTGATGGCCGTGTATCTGGGGCTCAGTCAAGAGAGCGCTCTCCCGGCCGTCGGCGCGACGTTGCTCGCGCTTGGGTTCGCCGCGTTTCTCGTCGGCGACGTCGCTGGGAAGGTTCTTACGCTCGGCGCCCTCGAAGTGAGCTGGGTCGAACACCGTCGGTACGTCGGCTTCGCCGCCGGCACGTTCGGGTTCGGTATCCTCCTCGGAGTGCTGTTGTACGTCGCCGGCGTCGACCTCCTCGAGTTCTTCCTCGAGATGCTCGGTGAGGAGTTCACCGAGAGCGAGTCGCCAGACCCCGATACCTTCGAGTTCGACCTCACGGCGGAGTTCTTCATCCTCAACAACACGCCGCCGTTCCTGTTCTCGATTCTGGGTGCCGTTACGCTCGGGCTGTTCACGCTCGTCGTGATGGTCTTCAACGGTATTTTGATCGGGAACATCGGTGTCGGCGCGGGCGCAGAGATGGGATTCGACCTCATGTTCGTCCTGCTCGTTCCCCACGGCATTTTCGAACTGACAGCCCTCTTTATCGCCGCTGGCGTCGGATTCCGTCTCGTCCACCGCTTCGCCCAGCGCTTGCGAGGGACTCGAAAGTCGTTCCTCACGAAAGCCTACATCTATCGTACGTTGCTGTTCGTATTCTTCGGCTGGCTGTTGCTCGTCCTCGCGGCGTTCGTCGAAGCCTACGTGACGATTGCGCTCGCCGAATTCCTCTATGGAGATCTGCTCGAGTGA